One part of the Bacteroidota bacterium genome encodes these proteins:
- a CDS encoding phosphoribosylglycinamide formyltransferase, protein MEQIAILASGKGSNADRLCQYFKHHPSARIRLIACDRATAGVYDIARAHKVPAIHLTNELRKDEQALLKLFQDQGITFIVLAGYLRLIPKAIVDAYPKRIINLHPALLPKFGGKGMHGMHVHEAVAEARETETGITIHYVNERYDEGDIIAQFKVALEKSDSPQRIAEKIATLEAEHFPEVVEKTIASAI, encoded by the coding sequence ATGGAGCAAATCGCCATACTGGCATCGGGAAAGGGAAGCAACGCGGATCGTCTCTGCCAATACTTCAAACATCACCCATCCGCTCGCATACGCCTCATAGCATGCGACCGCGCAACGGCTGGGGTTTACGACATAGCCCGGGCGCACAAGGTCCCGGCCATCCATCTCACGAATGAACTCCGTAAGGACGAACAGGCATTACTGAAATTATTTCAGGATCAGGGCATCACCTTTATCGTGCTGGCGGGGTATCTGCGCCTCATTCCAAAAGCTATCGTTGACGCCTATCCGAAACGCATCATCAACCTCCACCCTGCACTCCTGCCTAAGTTCGGCGGTAAAGGAATGCATGGCATGCATGTACACGAAGCCGTTGCCGAAGCCCGTGAAACTGAAACCGGCATTACCATTCATTATGTGAATGAGCGGTATGATGAAGGGGATATCATCGCGCAGTTCAAAGTTGCATTGGAGAAATCCGACTCACCGCAACGCATAGCCGAAAAAATTGCAACACTGGAAGCGGAACATTTTCCGGAGGTGGTGGAGAAAACTATAGCATCTGCTATATAA